The Anabaena sp. PCC 7108 region CTTTAGCTGCGGGAAAGCTGAGTTTAGAGACACAAATCCAATCTTGGATGCGTCCCCCCCGGTTTGTCCCTGAACAGACACTTTTGAGTGAACTATTGCCAATGATGCAGCAAGAGAAACCAGCTATGGTGATGGTAGTGAATGAATTTGGCGGTACTGTAGGATTGGTGACCATCCAAGATGTAATTGCCGAAATTATTGGTAATGCAGGTGAATCGGAAAGCAGCGACGACTTGCTGATCCAAATGGTAGACAAGCAAACATTTTTAGTGCAAGCACAGGTAAATCTAGAAGAACTCAACGAAGTTTTACATCTCAATTTACCATTGATGAGGGAATATCAGACCTTGGGCGGCTTTTTGCTATATCAATGGCAAAAGATCCCCACTAAAGGGGAAATCTTCAACTATGAAAATCTTGAATTCACCGTCATGTTAGTCATTGGACCACGCCTACACCAAATTCAAATTCGACGTTTAGAAGGTGACAGGTAGAAGAAGTGGGGGAGGCAGAGAGCAAGGGAAAAAAATTACATAATTCGTCATTCGTAATTCAGTTTTGCAATAGTTAATTCTTTCTCCTGAACTCAATACTCAGCACTCAGCACTCAATACTCAGCACTCAGCACTCAGTACTGAGCATAAGGAACTAAATCATGTAATCCCAATTCAGCGAAAGCTGCTAAACGCAACCGACAGGAATCACAGACACCACAGGCAACATCACCACCAGCATAGCAAGACCAAGTTAGCTCCCAAGGTACACCCAACTGGTTGCCTAATTGGATAATTTCAGTTTTTTTCAAATTAATCAGCGGTGCAACAATTTCAATTGGTTCTCCTTCTCGTCCTTGTTTGGTTCCCAAGCGAAAGACTTCTTGCATAGCTTGGATATAATCAAGACGACAATCAGGATATCCAGAGTAATCTAAGGCATTCACGCCGATGTAGACACGTTGAGCGCCTATAGTTTCAGCATAGCCCAAAGCAAAGCTTAAAAAGATGGTATTACGGGCAGGGACGTAGGTGACAGGAATGTTTTGAGACATTTCATCTAAAGACCGTTCCTGAGGTAGAGCGATCGCATTATCCGTGAGCGCTGAACCACCCCATAGCCGTAAATCAAAATTCACTACCTGATGTTTTACTACCCCAAATGCTTGAGCAATCAGCAAGGCCGACTGTAACTCTCGTTGGTGTCGCTGCTGATAATCAAAGGAAATGGCGTAACATTCACAACCATCCGCCCTTGCTTGGTAGAGAACTGTAGAAGAATCTAATCCCCCAGACAACAGAATTACAGCTTTCATCACTCAAAACAGCCCCAGAAAATCATTAACACCAATTTCACCCAAAAGGTGAGACAATCAACAAAATGCAACAAGCTAAACAGTAAATATGAAAATAAACTAATTCCCGGTATCGGATGTAACTATTTTGCTGAAGATTATACTTACAGCATTAGTTATTAAACTGTTTGTAATTTTACTAGCAATAAGCGTGATTAATTTACTAAGGGTAA contains the following coding sequences:
- the queC gene encoding 7-cyano-7-deazaguanine synthase QueC encodes the protein MKAVILLSGGLDSSTVLYQARADGCECYAISFDYQQRHQRELQSALLIAQAFGVVKHQVVNFDLRLWGGSALTDNAIALPQERSLDEMSQNIPVTYVPARNTIFLSFALGYAETIGAQRVYIGVNALDYSGYPDCRLDYIQAMQEVFRLGTKQGREGEPIEIVAPLINLKKTEIIQLGNQLGVPWELTWSCYAGGDVACGVCDSCRLRLAAFAELGLHDLVPYAQY